In the genome of Mixta calida, the window CCAGGGAAAGCGCAGGAAAAACTGCGGAAAAAGGAAGACGCAGGCCCGGCGGACAGCCTGCGTCGTAAAAGTAAAAACGGATAGCCGAATGTATCAGGCATTCAGGCCGCAGCGTCGCAGGCTTTCCGCCTGTCGCGCGGCGTAGAGCGACATTTCATCAGTGATTTCGCAACCCAGCGCCGCTTCAAAATCAGCGCGGCTCGCCTGCATGGAGAAGCGCTCCTGCGCCCCTCGCCCAGGTTGGACTGGAAGATGCCAGCGGCGCTGACCGGTAAGAAATCCTCATAGATTTGCGGATCGGCCGTTAGCATTCCCTTCTCAATTAGCGTTTCGCAATCCGCATCCGGCGGCACGCCCTGCCGTCGCCCTTTTTCCGTCAGGCGATACTCAAACCAGGCGAGTTGCTGCTGACGCAGTTCGCGTTCGTTGTCCGGGAACTCGCTGAAGATGCGCGCCAACTGCTGCTGATGCTGCTGGTTGTCGCCGCCGCCGCTGCCCGCCTGCGCCAGCAGCCGGTCGTAACGCTCCCGGCCAGCAGGCGTCAGGGCGACGCCGCGCTGCTCGATCTCGCCGAAGCGGGCGGTATGACGCCCCTCTGCGCCATCCTGAAAGATAACCGGCTCCTCCAACGCTTTAAAGCTGGTCTGCCGCAGCAGCAGCGGCACCTGACGGCGCGGCGGCCCTTCGATAATCGCCTTCGGCGTAATGCCATATTCAGGCATTAAGGCCTGCGCCCGATCGATATCGAGCGTGCGCGGCGTAAGATGGTTGATATGACAGCCAGGGAAGCAGACCACGTCGGCGATCAGCCGGTGCTGCTGATGCAGCGCCTCCCAGGTGGCGCGGTCGACGATGGTTTGCCGATGCCAGCGGAAGGTTTCCAGCGCTTCGCGCACAAATTCTTCGGCGCTCTGCTCGTCGAAGCCGCCCGTGCGCTGATGCTCTTCAATCAATGCCAGACAGCGCGGCGTAAAGATACGCCTTTTCGCCAGAATGGCCGCGGCCTGCTCGCGCAGCGCGCGATCTTCAATCAGCTCCAGCCGCAGCAACGACGTGAACAGGCGAAACGGATTGCGGCGCAGCGCATCCCCTTCATGCGGCCGGAACGCCGTCGAGTGAACCGGCACGCCCGCTGGCGCCAGATCGTAGTAGCCGACCGGATACATGCCCATAATGGCGAACAGCTGGCGCAAGGTGCTGAGTTCCTGCGCGCTGCCGACGCGGATGGCGCCGTGGCGCTCCACGCTCAGGCGCGCCAGTTCATCCGTCGCCGTCAGCCGCTCGGCCAGCGCGTTGTCCTGCGCCAGCACCTGCTGATTGACGTCCGCCACCAGCTGCAGCAGCGTGCCATACTGCGGCACTTCCTGCTGATACATCGTGGACATCGCCTGAGAAAAACGTTCACGGAGAATATCCGCGCTGACAAACTTTTCCATAGCCTCGCCTTTTTTGCGCTTACCTGATGCCACTGTAGAGCAAGCAAAAACGCGGCGGGAAAATCTTGTTAAATTTGTGATCGCCCTGGTGAAAGCCGCGCGACGACGACTGTCACGCACGCTTTACAAAAGGCATTACCCCCAGCGCTGCTTCGCTATCAGCATCAGGGTGGTCAGCACCGCGGGCAACGCCAGCAGCATAAATATCTGGCTGAATGACCAGCCCAGCGTCAGCATCTGCGCGCCGACGACGGCGCTGAGGATGGCGCCGATGCGCCCGATGCCGTGCATCCAGCTGGAGCCGGTGGCGCGCGCCTGGGTCGGATAGTAGCTGGCCGCCAGCGCGTTCATGCCGGTGTTGGCGCCGTTAAAGCAGAAGCCGCAGCAAAAAGCGATGGTCGCCATCAGCAGCGGCTGCGCCGGCACGCAGCCCAACAAAATGGTGGCCAGCGCGCCGCCGAAATAGATCGCCGCCAGCGCGAGGTTAGCGTTGACCCTGTCCATCAGCCAGCCGGCGAACAGCGACCCGACCGTGCCGCCCGCCTGATACATCGCGGTGATCAGCGCAGCGGCGGTAACGCTCAGCCCCAGATCGCCGATCAGCGCGGGCATCCAGCTGCCGATAAGGTAGACCAGAAACAGCCCCATAAAATAGCCGCCCCACAGCATCAGGCTGCCGAAGCGGTACTGCCCTGACAGCACGGTGCCGATGGCGCCAGCGTCCTGCGTTAAAACAGGGTAAAGGAAGGTGCTGTGGGGAGACGTCGCGCCGGGCCACATTTTTTCCACAATCGCCCGGATGCGCCACGCGGGCGCCTGCTGCGCCAGCAGAAAACGTACCGATTCCGGCAGGTAGCGCAGCAGCAGCGGCAGCAACAGCAGCGGCAGGATGCCGCCCATCAGCAATACCGCGTGCCAGCCGAACGTTGGGATCAGCCAGGAGGCGGCCACTCCGCCGCTGGCGGCGCCGAAGGTAAAACCGCAGAACACCACGGTAATCAGGAAGGCACGCTTACGCTCAGGGGCATATTCCGACACCAGCGTGCCGACGTTAGGCATCGCCGCGCCCAGCCCCAGCCCGGTCAGCAGGCGAAACAGCATCATCTGTTCGATGTTTTGCGCCATCGCCGTCGCCAGCGTCCAGACGCCGAAAAAGAAGACGCTGCAGATGATAATCCAGCGACGACCATAGCGATCCGCCAGCGGTCCGGCACACAGCGCGCCCAGCGCCAGCCCTACCAGCGCCGCGCCGATCGCCATGCCTAACTGATGGCTGGTTATCGGCCACGCGCTGCGCAACGCGGGGGCGATAAACCCCATCAGGGCGATATCCATGCCGTCCAGCGCGACGATAATAAAGCTCAGCGCAATAACGCGTCGCTGGAAAGCGCTAAGTCCATGTTGGTTAATAAGCTGACGAACATCAATTGCCTTTATGCTGTCCAGATCCTACTCCCTGTAACTGGTTAACGGACGCTGCGTCCTGTCGCGATAAAACGGCCTATAATAGCGAAACGCAACCGCTTGCGGCTATGACTTTGCCGCTATATGAAATTTTCTCAACACATTGCGCCGCCTTTGCTGTACAGCGCTAACCGCCCGGTTCCATGCGAAAAAGTTATGGTGAGAGCGGCTTTAATTACTTCCTGACCCGAAAATTGGCCGATTTTCTGCTCATGGGGCGAGAATGTTAATATTAATTTGCAATTAAGTTAACAAAATCGTCGTGAGACGCTTGCTTAATGTCTGCTGGCGTCTCTACTCTCTCTTCATGGACAAAAACTACCTGTTTAATCAGCGCATCCGTCTGCGCCATTTACATACTTTCGTTGCGGTCGCACAGCAAGGCACGCTGGGGCGCGCCGCGGAGACGCTCAGCCTGAGTCAACCCGCGCTGTCAAAAACGCTTAATGAGCTGGAGGAGCTTACCGGCGCGCGTCTGTTTGAACGCGGTCGGCTGGGCGCGCAGCTCACCACTATCGGCGAGCAGTTCCTGACCCATGCGGTCAAGGTGCTGGACGCCCTGAACCATGCCGGGCAGTCGTTCGCCAATCCAATCGGCGATCGACCTGTAATGATTCGTCTCGGCGCGTTGACCACCGCAGCGATGGGTATGCTGCCGCAGATCCTCGATCGCTTTCACCAGCAGCAGCCGCAGGCGACGGTGCAGGTGGCGACGTTGCATAATAATGTGTTGCTGGCAGGTCTGAAAGCGGGTGAATTCGATATCGGCATTGGACGCATGGCGGATGCCGATATGATGGCCGGGCTCTCATACGAGCTGCTGTTTCTGGAGTCGCTGCGGCTGGTAGTCAGACCGGAACATCCTCTTCTAAGTGACAACGTCACGCTATCCCGCGCGTTGCAATGGCCAGTGGTCATTTCACCTGAGGACACCGCGCCGCGCCGTATTGCGCAGGCGATGATGGATGAACAGGGTTGTACGCTGCCGCCTAACTGCGTCGAAACCTCCTCGACCTCGCTGGCGCGTCAACTGGCGCTGCGTTACGACTACGTCTGGTTTGTGCCTTCCGGCGCGGTAAAAGAAGATTTACTGCACAATTCACTGGCCGCGCTGCCGATCGCCTCGCACGGTCCCGGCGAGCCGGTAGGCATTATTACCCGCTCCGGCCATCCTTTATGTCTCAGCGCAGAGATTTTGCTGGCGACCATCCGTAAATGTCATTCGGTCTAGCGATAATCAGCGGCTGGCGAACGCCAGCCGGAAGGTGGGATTAACGGCTGCGTTTCGCATGCCGCTCACGGTTATCAAGCCGCGCTTTTTCCGTTTTACGCATGCCGACATAAATCGCGCCGCTGCCGCCATGCTGCGGCTGCGCGATGCAAAACGCCTGCACATCTTCAAACTGCTGTAGCCAGCGCGCCAGATAGCTGCGCACGATATTGGCGTGGGACTCATCCTCCCGTCCTTTGCCATGCACGATTAGCAGGTTGCGCAGGCTGTCCTTACGAGCCTCCATCATAAAAGCGAACAGCATCTGACGGCAGTTTTCTACCGGCTGGCGCAGCAGGTTAAGGCGGGCGTCGAGCGGATATTTCCCCAGACGCAGCTTATCCAGCACGCCCTGCTGAATGCCTTCGGCTTTATATTCCAGAGGGTCGCTGAGCGGAACAATATCGAGGTAGCCTCGGGTCAGGAAGTTTTCCATTTCCTCATTCGCTGACTGCCGCGGCGCTTTGGGCGTCGGGGTTTTCAGCCAGTGAACATTTGCGCAATCTTTCAGCGGGGTGACATCTTCCATGGCGTCACGAAACAGATCTTTATCGTCAAGGTTCATGGGGCCTACCTCACGCCTGATATGTCGTGGCAATGCACGAAGAAGAAAAGTATTGCAGAGTCCCGGCAATTTTAACCGATAAGCGACCTGTTGCCAAAGGCGGTAAACGCGCGCTGCGGCCCCCTCCTTTCCGCTGCTTTTTTCATCACCCTGCCGGTGCTTTTTTAACAGGTTACTTAAGTGTTAAAAATGCATTTTCATCTGAGCCCGGCAGGAAAAGCGCTTCAACTTCACTGATTAACAAAATAATGCACATTTTTTACCCTGACGATTACATTGAGTTTATTGATTGATAACATCCCTGATTTTTATGCGGTTAAATGTGCGTTTATGCATTCCATTTCGCTCACGAAGAATGTTAAAATTGACCTCAGTCAATTATCGTCGAGGATGTATGATGATCCCGGAAAAACGAAGCATTCGTCGTATACAGTCTGGTGGATGCGCAATCCATTGTCAGGACTGCAGCATCAGTCAACTTTGTATTCCCTTCACGCTGAATGAACATGAGCTGGACCAGCTGGACAACATTATCGAGCGTAAAAAGCCGATTCAGAAAGGTCAGGCGCTGTTTAAAGCGGGTGATGAGCTGCGTTCGCTTTACGCCATTCGCTCCGGGACCATTAAAAGCTACACCATTACCGAACAGGGCGACGAGCAGATTACCGGCTTTCACCTTGCTGGCGACCTGGTCGGCTTTGACGCCATCGGTTCCGGTCACCACCCCAGCTTCGCGCAGGCGCTGGAAACCTCAATGGTATGCGAAATTCCGTTTGAAACCCTGGACGATCTTTCCGGCAAAATGCCTGCCCTGCGTCAGCAAATGATGCGTCTGATGAGCGGCGAAATCAAAGGCGACCAGGATATGATCCTGCTGCTGTCGAAGAAAAATGCCGAAGAGCGCCTGGCGGCCTTTATCTGGAATCTGGCGCGTCGCTTTGGACAGCGCGGCTTTTCCCAGCGCGAATTCCGTCTCACCATGACGCGCGGCGATATCGGCAACTATCTCGGCCTGACGGTGGAAACCATCAGTCGCCTGCTGGGTCGCTTCCAGAAAAGCGGCATGCTGGCGGTTAAAGGCAAATATATCACTATCGAAAACCATCCCATGCTGGCCGAACTGGCGGGCCAGAGCCGCGGCGCAGCCTGATATCTCGCCGGGTCACTATTTGTTATTTTATTGATCCGGCTAGAACTTTTTCACTTTTTCCTGACCTGTTAATGGGCTATCTTTAGCTGACACGCTCTGGTGTTAGGAGAAGCCGTTATGGTTAAGTATCAAAACATTCTGGTGGCGATAGATCCTGAGCAGGACGATCAGCCCGCGTTACGCCGGGCGGTCTACCTTAATCAGCGTATCGGCGGGAAAATTAAGGCTTTTTTGCCCATCTATGATTTTTCCTATGAAATGACCACCCTGCTCTCTCCTGATGAGCGCACCACCATGCGTAAAGGGGTGATCAGCCAACGGACAGAATGGATTCGCGAGCAGGCGCATGCGTATCTCGAAGCGGGCGTCGATATCGAAATCAAGGTTGTCTGGCATAACCGCCCTTTCGAGGCGATTATTCAGGAAGTCCTCTCCGGGCAACACGATCTGGTATTAAAAATGGCGCATCAGCACGATCGGCTGGAGTCGGTGATTTTTACTCCAACCGACTGGCATCTGCTGCGTAAGTGCCCCTGCCCGGTCTGGATGGTGAAAGATCAGCCCTGGCCGGAACAGGGCAAAGCGGTGGTCGCCGTTAACCTCGCCAGTGAAGAACCCCATCATGATGAGCTGAACCAGAAGCTGATCCGTGAAACCACCGAACTGGCGGCAATGGTTAACCATACCGAAGTGCATCTGGTCGGCGCTTACCCGGTTACTCCGATTAATATCGCCATCGAACTGCCCGATTTCGATCCCAGCGTTTACAACGACGCTATTCGCGGCCAGCATCTGGTGGCGATGAAGGCGCTGCGGCAGAAGTTCGCCATTGATGAAAAGTTCACGCATGTCGCCAAGGGGCTGCCGGAAGAGGTGATTCCGGAACTGGCGGAACATCTGAACGCTGGCGTGGTGGTGCTGGGCACCATTGGCCGCACCGGGCTTTCCGCCGCGTTTTTAGGCAATACCGCCGAACAGGTGATCGACCATCTACGCTGCGATTTGCTGGTGATCAAGCCCGATAACTTCGCCTCGTCCATTGAGCTGGACGATGACGACGACGACGATTAACAGCGGTTATTGTTTTATTGCTGGCAAAAATAAAGCTGCCGTCAGTGCGAAAACCGACGGCAGCTTTTTTATCGGGCAAGCCCTTACAACGCCTTCAGAATCGCCTCGACGCTGGCTTTGGCGTCGCCAAACAGCATTTGCGTGTTCTCTTTAAAGAACAGAGGATTCTGCACGCCGGCGTAGCCGGTATTCATGGAACGTTTGAATACTACTACGTTTTGCGCTTTCCACACTTCCAGTACCGGCATGCCGGCAATCGGGCTGCGCGGATCCTCCTGCGCGGCCGGGTTGACGGTATCGTTCGCGCCAATTACCAGCACCGTATCGGTATCGGCGAAATCATCGTTGATCTCGTCCATCTCCAGCACCACGTCGTAAGGTACCTTCGCCTCCGCCAGCAGCACGTTCATATGACCAGGCAAACGTCCCGCTACCGGATGAATGCCGAAACGCACATTGATGCCGCGCGCGCGCAGCTTTTCCGTGATCTCCGCAACCGGATACTGCGCCTGCGCCACCGCCATGCCGTAGCCTGGCGTAATGATCACCGTGGAAGAGTTTTTCAACAGCTCGGCGGTATCCTGCGCGTTGATTTCGCGATATTCGCCGCTCTCCTCGTCTTCCGTCGCAGCGCTGCTGTCGGTGCCGAAGCCGCCGGCGATCACGCTGATAAAGGAGCGGTTCATCGCCTTGCACATGATGTAAGAGAGGATGGCGCCGGACGAACCGACCAGTGCGCCGGTCACGATCAGCAGATCGTTACTCAGCATAAAGCCCGCCGCCGCTGCCGCCCAACCAGAATAGGAGTTCAGCATGGAAACCACGACCGGCATATCTGCCCCGCCGATCGAGGCCACCAGATGCCAGCCGAAAGCGAGCGCGATCACCAGCATAATCAGCAACGCGAAGATTTGCAGCCCGACGCTCTCTGTGCTGACGAAAGTCCACAGCAGCAGGAAGGAGACTACCAGCGCCAGCAGGTTGAGCTTGTGACGATGCGGCAGCATCAGCGGACGCGATGAGATTTTGCCGCGCAGCTTGCCGAAGGCGACGACCGAGCCGGTAAAGGTGACCGCGCCGATAAAGATGCCTAAGAAGATCTCCGTCAGGTGAATATTCTGCATCACCGCATCAAGACCCGGCCCGTGATCGATATAGCTATTGATGCCGACCAGCACCGCGGCCAGGCCAACGAAGCTGTGCAGGATCGCCACCAGCTCCGGCATTTCGGTCATTTCGACTTTCTTCGCCAGATGGATGCCGATGGCGCCGCCGATCACCATCGCCAGTAAAATCCAGCCGATGTTGCCAGCGTCGGGACCAAAAATGGTCGCCAGCAGCGCGATGGCCATCCCGGCCATGCCGAAAATATTGCCCTGTTTCGAGGTCTCATGCTTCGAAAGCCCCGCCAGGCTGAAGATAAAAAGGATTGCGGCAACAATATATGCTGCAGTAACTAATCCGCCAGACATGTTGTTACCCCTTAGTTCTTACGGAACATTTTCAGCATGCGCTGAGTCACGGTGAAACCGCCGAAGATATTGATGCTGGCGATCAGCACGGCGATAAAAGCCAGGAAGGTGACCCAGCCGCCGTGACCGATTTGCAGCAGCGCGCCGACCACAATAATCCCTGAAATCGCATTGGTGACCGACATCAGCGGCGTATGCAATGCGTGGCTGACGTTCCAGACCACGTAATAACCCACCACGCAGGAGAGCGCGAACACGGTAAAGTGCGACAGGAAGGCGGCGGGCGCGACGTTTGCCAGGCAGGCGAACAGCACGATAGCCAGCGCCAGCAGCAGATATTTGCGCCAGGGCGAGGTGGGCTTCGCGTCTACCGGCGGCGCGGCGGCGGCAGGCTGCGCCGCTTTCGGCGCGGCGGAAACCTGAATCGGCGGCGCCGGCCAGGTAATTTCGCCTGCGCGCACCGTCGTCACGCCGCGGATCACCACATCCTCAAAGTCGATATGGATTTCACCGTTCTTCTCTTTGCACAGCAGCTTCAGCAGATTAACCAGGTTGGTGCCGTAGAGCTGGGAAGATTGCGTAGGCAGGCGGCTCGGCAGATCGGTATAGCCGATGATTTTCACCCCGTTGTCGGTCGTGGTGACCCGATCCGCGACCGTCAGTTCGCAGTTGCCGCCGGTTTGCGCCGCCAGATCCACAATGACGCTGCCGGATTTCATGGAAGCGACCATATCGCGGGTGATCAGTCGCGGCGCCGGTTTGCCGGGGATCAGCGCGGTGGTGATAATAATATCCACCTCTTTCGCCTGGGCGGCGAACAGCGCCATTTCCGCTTCGATAAACGCCTCGGACATCTCTTTGGCGTAGCCGTCGCCGCTGCCCGCTTCCTCTTTGAAATCGAGCTCCAGGAATTCGGCGCCCATGCTTTTCACCTGCTCTTTCACTTCCGGGCGGGTATCGAAAGCACGCACGATGGCGCCCAGGCTGCGCGCCGCGCCGATGGCGGCGAGACCGGCGACGCCTGCACCGATCACCATCACTTTCGCCGGCGGCACTTTGCCCGCAGCGGTGATCTGGCCGGTAAAGAAGCGGCCGAATTCATGCGCCGCTTCCACGACGGCGCGATAGCCAGCAATATTCGCCATTGAACTGAGCGCATCAAGCGACTGCGCGCGCGAAATACGCGGCACCGCATCCATCGCCATTACATTGATCTTGCGTGCGGCCAGCTTTTCCATCAGCGCCGGATTTTGCGCGGGCCAGATAAAGCCGATCAGCGTGGCGCCTTCACGCAGCAGCGCGATCTCTTCATCATCAGGCGCATTCACTTTCAATACGATATCGGCCTGAAACGCCTGCTCACGATCGACCAGTTCGGCGCCAGCCTGCTGATAAGCGCTATCTTCGAAGCTGGCCGCCTGGCCCGCCTGCTGTTCGATTGCCACGCGAAATCCCAGCTTCAGCAGCTGCTCCACCGTTTTAGGCGTTGCGGCCACGCGGGCTTCGTTGGGCAACCGCTCTTTGGGTACTCCAATTAACATAGTTTTCCCTTTCATCGGTTAGTGATGACCCTGAACGGCGGGCACGGTATCCGCTGTTCGCTTCGGACTTTGTATCAAAGTGTGTATAACCTACTGAATATATGTCTGATAATCTACCTGTAACCGGACCTGCGTCACTTTTCATGCAAAAATGCAGCGCAGACGCGTGCAGGCATTATTTTTACCGTTTAAATAGCGTTTTTTTAGTGATATCTCACTGTTGAACCGGGTGGCAAACAGAATATCAGCCGCAATTTCACCCTTATTTAACAATCACTTAACCAAATAAGTTGTATCATCAATCAGTTAAAGCGGTAACCGCAGCGTAAAATGCGCTAAAAACCGCACCG includes:
- the uspE gene encoding universal stress protein UspE — its product is MVKYQNILVAIDPEQDDQPALRRAVYLNQRIGGKIKAFLPIYDFSYEMTTLLSPDERTTMRKGVISQRTEWIREQAHAYLEAGVDIEIKVVWHNRPFEAIIQEVLSGQHDLVLKMAHQHDRLESVIFTPTDWHLLRKCPCPVWMVKDQPWPEQGKAVVAVNLASEEPHHDELNQKLIRETTELAAMVNHTEVHLVGAYPVTPINIAIELPDFDPSVYNDAIRGQHLVAMKALRQKFAIDEKFTHVAKGLPEEVIPELAEHLNAGVVVLGTIGRTGLSAAFLGNTAEQVIDHLRCDLLVIKPDNFASSIELDDDDDDD
- the pntA gene encoding Re/Si-specific NAD(P)(+) transhydrogenase subunit alpha, which gives rise to MLIGVPKERLPNEARVAATPKTVEQLLKLGFRVAIEQQAGQAASFEDSAYQQAGAELVDREQAFQADIVLKVNAPDDEEIALLREGATLIGFIWPAQNPALMEKLAARKINVMAMDAVPRISRAQSLDALSSMANIAGYRAVVEAAHEFGRFFTGQITAAGKVPPAKVMVIGAGVAGLAAIGAARSLGAIVRAFDTRPEVKEQVKSMGAEFLELDFKEEAGSGDGYAKEMSEAFIEAEMALFAAQAKEVDIIITTALIPGKPAPRLITRDMVASMKSGSVIVDLAAQTGGNCELTVADRVTTTDNGVKIIGYTDLPSRLPTQSSQLYGTNLVNLLKLLCKEKNGEIHIDFEDVVIRGVTTVRAGEITWPAPPIQVSAAPKAAQPAAAAPPVDAKPTSPWRKYLLLALAIVLFACLANVAPAAFLSHFTVFALSCVVGYYVVWNVSHALHTPLMSVTNAISGIIVVGALLQIGHGGWVTFLAFIAVLIASINIFGGFTVTQRMLKMFRKN
- a CDS encoding MFS transporter, coding for MDSIKAIDVRQLINQHGLSAFQRRVIALSFIIVALDGMDIALMGFIAPALRSAWPITSHQLGMAIGAALVGLALGALCAGPLADRYGRRWIIICSVFFFGVWTLATAMAQNIEQMMLFRLLTGLGLGAAMPNVGTLVSEYAPERKRAFLITVVFCGFTFGAASGGVAASWLIPTFGWHAVLLMGGILPLLLLPLLLRYLPESVRFLLAQQAPAWRIRAIVEKMWPGATSPHSTFLYPVLTQDAGAIGTVLSGQYRFGSLMLWGGYFMGLFLVYLIGSWMPALIGDLGLSVTAAALITAMYQAGGTVGSLFAGWLMDRVNANLALAAIYFGGALATILLGCVPAQPLLMATIAFCCGFCFNGANTGMNALAASYYPTQARATGSSWMHGIGRIGAILSAVVGAQMLTLGWSFSQIFMLLALPAVLTTLMLIAKQRWG
- the pntB gene encoding Re/Si-specific NAD(P)(+) transhydrogenase subunit beta; its protein translation is MSGGLVTAAYIVAAILFIFSLAGLSKHETSKQGNIFGMAGMAIALLATIFGPDAGNIGWILLAMVIGGAIGIHLAKKVEMTEMPELVAILHSFVGLAAVLVGINSYIDHGPGLDAVMQNIHLTEIFLGIFIGAVTFTGSVVAFGKLRGKISSRPLMLPHRHKLNLLALVVSFLLLWTFVSTESVGLQIFALLIMLVIALAFGWHLVASIGGADMPVVVSMLNSYSGWAAAAAGFMLSNDLLIVTGALVGSSGAILSYIMCKAMNRSFISVIAGGFGTDSSAATEDEESGEYREINAQDTAELLKNSSTVIITPGYGMAVAQAQYPVAEITEKLRARGINVRFGIHPVAGRLPGHMNVLLAEAKVPYDVVLEMDEINDDFADTDTVLVIGANDTVNPAAQEDPRSPIAGMPVLEVWKAQNVVVFKRSMNTGYAGVQNPLFFKENTQMLFGDAKASVEAILKAL
- a CDS encoding LysR substrate-binding domain-containing protein — encoded protein: MDKNYLFNQRIRLRHLHTFVAVAQQGTLGRAAETLSLSQPALSKTLNELEELTGARLFERGRLGAQLTTIGEQFLTHAVKVLDALNHAGQSFANPIGDRPVMIRLGALTTAAMGMLPQILDRFHQQQPQATVQVATLHNNVLLAGLKAGEFDIGIGRMADADMMAGLSYELLFLESLRLVVRPEHPLLSDNVTLSRALQWPVVISPEDTAPRRIAQAMMDEQGCTLPPNCVETSSTSLARQLALRYDYVWFVPSGAVKEDLLHNSLAALPIASHGPGEPVGIITRSGHPLCLSAEILLATIRKCHSV
- a CDS encoding FNR family transcription factor, translated to MIPEKRSIRRIQSGGCAIHCQDCSISQLCIPFTLNEHELDQLDNIIERKKPIQKGQALFKAGDELRSLYAIRSGTIKSYTITEQGDEQITGFHLAGDLVGFDAIGSGHHPSFAQALETSMVCEIPFETLDDLSGKMPALRQQMMRLMSGEIKGDQDMILLLSKKNAEERLAAFIWNLARRFGQRGFSQREFRLTMTRGDIGNYLGLTVETISRLLGRFQKSGMLAVKGKYITIENHPMLAELAGQSRGAA
- the smrA gene encoding DNA endonuclease SmrA, which encodes MNLDDKDLFRDAMEDVTPLKDCANVHWLKTPTPKAPRQSANEEMENFLTRGYLDIVPLSDPLEYKAEGIQQGVLDKLRLGKYPLDARLNLLRQPVENCRQMLFAFMMEARKDSLRNLLIVHGKGREDESHANIVRSYLARWLQQFEDVQAFCIAQPQHGGSGAIYVGMRKTEKARLDNRERHAKRSR